The following proteins are encoded in a genomic region of uncultured Vibrio sp.:
- the lnt gene encoding apolipoprotein N-acyltransferase, protein MMNVLFHRLKRPFVAAFIGACTTLAFAPYQLWPIAILSPAILLILLANQTPKRALWIGYSWGFGQFATGISWVYVSISGFGGMPLIANLFLMGLLVAYLAIYSGLFAWLKNKFFPQITLSTTLLAAPALWLMTDWLRGWVMTGFPWLWLGYSQIDAPLASFAPIGGVELLTLFIIISAGALAYAWLHKQWLVVVIPAVLLSTGFGIRQYDWVTPRSQDVTKVALIQGNVDQKLKWLPTQRWPTIMKYTDLTRENWDADIIVWPEAAIPAFEIEVPSFLQNLDSAAKMNHSAIITGVVNQGEDRQFYNSILSLGATPYGDYSFDLTERYHKHHLLPFGEFVPFEDILRPLAPFFNLPMSSFSRGDFVQPNIVANGKHMAPALCYEIIFNEQVRQNVNDDTDFILTLSNDAWFGHSIGPLQHMEIARMRALELGKPLIRSTNNGLTAVTDHKGKIIEQVPQFETAVLRAELTPTDGKTPYRIVGTWPLYIWVAISLMFTWWRKSRLI, encoded by the coding sequence ATGATGAATGTACTCTTTCATCGCCTCAAGCGGCCCTTCGTGGCCGCTTTTATTGGCGCTTGCACCACTCTGGCTTTTGCTCCTTACCAACTATGGCCGATCGCTATTCTTAGCCCCGCCATACTACTCATCCTTCTCGCCAATCAGACGCCCAAACGCGCACTTTGGATTGGTTACTCGTGGGGCTTTGGCCAATTTGCCACTGGTATTAGCTGGGTTTACGTCAGTATTTCTGGCTTTGGCGGCATGCCGCTTATTGCTAACCTCTTCCTGATGGGGCTGTTGGTCGCCTATCTGGCGATCTATTCTGGTCTGTTTGCCTGGCTAAAGAACAAATTCTTCCCTCAAATTACTCTAAGCACCACACTGCTTGCTGCTCCTGCGCTATGGCTGATGACCGATTGGCTGCGTGGCTGGGTGATGACAGGTTTCCCATGGCTATGGCTCGGATACAGCCAGATTGACGCCCCGCTGGCGAGTTTTGCGCCTATTGGCGGTGTAGAGCTTCTCACTCTGTTTATTATCATATCTGCTGGCGCATTGGCATACGCTTGGTTACATAAACAGTGGCTAGTGGTGGTAATACCGGCTGTACTTTTGAGCACAGGTTTTGGTATCCGTCAGTATGATTGGGTGACGCCTCGTTCTCAGGACGTCACCAAAGTCGCGCTCATCCAAGGCAATGTCGACCAAAAACTGAAATGGCTGCCTACACAGCGCTGGCCAACCATTATGAAGTACACCGATCTGACTCGCGAAAACTGGGATGCGGACATCATTGTCTGGCCAGAAGCCGCGATTCCGGCGTTTGAGATTGAAGTACCTTCATTCCTACAGAACTTAGACAGTGCTGCAAAAATGAATCACAGCGCCATTATCACCGGTGTGGTGAATCAGGGCGAAGACCGACAGTTCTACAATAGCATTCTTTCTCTCGGTGCCACGCCATATGGCGATTACAGCTTTGACTTAACAGAACGTTACCATAAGCATCATTTGCTGCCGTTTGGTGAGTTTGTGCCGTTTGAGGATATCTTACGCCCACTTGCGCCTTTCTTTAATTTGCCGATGTCTTCATTCAGTCGTGGTGACTTCGTTCAGCCTAACATCGTTGCGAATGGCAAGCACATGGCGCCCGCTCTGTGTTATGAAATCATTTTTAATGAGCAGGTTCGTCAAAACGTGAACGATGACACCGACTTCATCCTCACGCTTTCTAACGATGCGTGGTTTGGGCATTCGATTGGTCCACTTCAGCATATGGAAATCGCCCGTATGCGTGCACTGGAGCTTGGCAAGCCGCTGATCCGCTCAACGAATAACGGATTAACTGCCGTCACAGACCACAAAGGTAAGATTATTGAGCAGGTGCCTCAGTTTGAAACCGCAGTGTTGCGTGCAGAGCTGACACCAACCGATGGGAAAACACCCTATCGCATTGTTGGCACTTGGCCATTATACATTTGGGTAGCGATAAGCCTAATGTTCACCTGGTGGCGAAAATCACGTTTAATTTAA
- a CDS encoding 2-octaprenyl-3-methyl-6-methoxy-1,4-benzoquinol hydroxylase: protein MNRYDIAVIGGGMVGAAIAIGFAQQGRSVVVVEGTEPKAFDASQAMDIRVSAISHQSVKLLESLGAWASIQAMRVCPYRRLETWEHPECRTRFHADELSLEQLGYIVENRLIQLGLWQAFDNHDNLTVEYPERLKTIEFGDVNRVTLESGKQFKAQWVIGADGANSKVRQLAGIGITAWDYRQHCMLINVKTELPQQDITWQQFTPSGPRSFLPLCSLKEEGQGSLVWYDSPRRIKQLCTMTKPQLRTEILNHFPKELGDIEVLQFGSFPLTRRHAQSYSNRGCVLVGDSAHTINPLAGQGVNLGFKDVDVLLSVTQGQEQLTEPLLAKYERVRRPDNLLMQTGMDFFYKGFSNDLGPLKFARNAALKLAEHSGPIKAQVLKYALGM from the coding sequence ATGAACAGATATGACATCGCCGTAATTGGTGGGGGCATGGTCGGAGCGGCAATCGCGATAGGATTTGCACAGCAGGGCAGAAGTGTTGTTGTCGTCGAAGGTACAGAGCCAAAGGCATTTGATGCGTCACAAGCGATGGATATTCGCGTCTCCGCGATCTCACACCAATCCGTTAAGTTACTCGAATCACTGGGTGCGTGGGCATCGATTCAGGCTATGCGTGTCTGTCCTTACCGTCGTTTGGAAACGTGGGAGCACCCAGAGTGCCGTACTCGATTCCATGCCGATGAACTGTCTCTAGAGCAACTTGGTTATATTGTTGAAAACCGCTTGATTCAGTTAGGTTTATGGCAAGCCTTCGATAACCATGACAACCTCACTGTAGAGTATCCTGAACGCCTAAAAACGATCGAATTTGGTGATGTTAATCGTGTGACGCTAGAGAGTGGTAAGCAATTTAAGGCCCAATGGGTGATTGGTGCCGATGGTGCAAACTCAAAAGTACGTCAGCTTGCCGGAATCGGGATTACCGCGTGGGATTACCGTCAACATTGCATGCTGATCAATGTAAAGACCGAGTTGCCTCAACAAGATATTACCTGGCAACAGTTCACCCCAAGTGGCCCTCGTTCATTCTTACCGCTATGCTCGCTAAAAGAAGAGGGCCAAGGCTCATTGGTATGGTACGACTCGCCGAGACGTATCAAACAGCTATGTACGATGACCAAACCTCAATTGAGAACCGAGATTTTGAATCATTTCCCGAAAGAGTTAGGTGATATAGAGGTTCTGCAGTTTGGTTCGTTCCCTTTGACTCGTCGTCATGCTCAGTCATATTCGAATAGAGGCTGCGTACTCGTTGGAGATTCGGCGCATACCATCAATCCATTAGCTGGGCAGGGTGTGAACTTAGGCTTTAAAGATGTTGATGTGTTGCTTTCGGTTACACAAGGCCAAGAACAACTAACTGAGCCGTTGTTGGCGAAGTATGAACGAGTACGTCGTCCGGATAATCTATTAATGCAAACGGGTATGGACTTCTTCTACAAAGGCTTTAGTAACGATCTTGGCCCATTAAAATTTGCACGCAATGCCGCATTAAAGTTGGCTGAACATTCAGGGCCGATTAAAGCACAAGTGTTGAAATATGCGTTAGGGATGTAA
- a CDS encoding PhoH family protein: MSNKIVTLEINLEPSDNRRLASLCGPFDDNIKHLERRLGVEINHRSDHFTIVGKPHTSAAALDILKTLYVDTAPVRGEIPDIEPEQIHLSIKESGVLEQNTESNIDHGKEVFVKTKKGVIKPRTPNQAQYLVNMVTHDISFGIGPAGTGKTYLAVAAAVDALERQEIRRILLTRPAVEAGEKLGFLPGDLSQKVDPYLRPLYDALFEMLGFERVEKLIERNVIEVAPLAYMRGRTLNDAFIILDESQNTTVEQMKMFLTRIGFNSRAVITGDVTQIDLPRGAKSGLRHAIEVLSEVDDISFNFFQADDVVRHPVVARIVNAYEKWEAQDQKERKEFEKRRREERDAKLLEAAKAELSAQVTESKE; the protein is encoded by the coding sequence TTGAGCAATAAAATCGTAACTCTAGAAATCAACCTAGAACCTTCAGATAACCGCCGACTTGCTAGCCTGTGCGGTCCTTTCGATGACAACATCAAGCATTTAGAACGTCGTCTGGGCGTTGAAATCAACCACCGTAGCGACCACTTTACCATTGTTGGTAAACCTCACACTTCTGCCGCCGCTCTGGATATCCTGAAAACACTTTATGTCGATACCGCACCCGTGCGTGGCGAGATCCCAGATATAGAACCTGAGCAGATTCATTTATCGATCAAAGAGTCTGGCGTTTTAGAACAAAACACCGAGTCCAATATTGATCACGGCAAAGAAGTGTTCGTCAAAACCAAAAAAGGCGTGATCAAACCACGTACTCCTAATCAGGCTCAATACTTGGTTAACATGGTAACTCACGATATCTCTTTTGGTATTGGCCCGGCAGGTACAGGTAAGACTTACCTTGCGGTAGCGGCAGCGGTTGATGCTTTAGAGCGTCAAGAGATCCGTCGTATTCTGTTGACACGTCCAGCGGTTGAAGCCGGTGAGAAACTGGGCTTCTTACCTGGTGACCTAAGCCAAAAGGTTGACCCATACCTTCGTCCACTATACGACGCGCTGTTCGAGATGCTAGGCTTTGAACGCGTGGAAAAACTGATTGAACGTAACGTGATTGAAGTTGCGCCACTGGCATACATGCGTGGCCGTACCCTGAATGACGCATTTATCATTCTGGATGAAAGCCAAAATACGACCGTTGAGCAGATGAAAATGTTCCTGACGCGTATTGGCTTTAACTCACGTGCAGTCATCACTGGTGACGTGACTCAGATTGACTTGCCGCGTGGCGCGAAATCTGGCCTTCGTCATGCAATTGAAGTACTGAGTGAAGTGGATGACATCAGCTTTAACTTCTTCCAAGCAGATGACGTTGTGCGTCACCCAGTTGTTGCTCGTATTGTTAACGCGTACGAGAAATGGGAAGCACAAGACCAGAAAGAGCGTAAAGAGTTTGAAAAGCGCCGTCGTGAAGAGCGCGATGCCAAGTTGCTTGAAGCGGCAAAAGCAGAGTTAAGTGCTCAAGTCACAGAGAGTAAGGAATAA
- the ybeY gene encoding rRNA maturation RNase YbeY gives MAIELDLQLAVENEEGLPSQQDFQLWLDKTIPLFQPQAEVTIRIVDEQESHTLNHEYRGKDKPTNVLSFPFEVPPGMEMDLLGDLIICRQVVEKEALEQNKPLLAHWAHMVVHGSLHLLGYDHIEDDEAEEMESLETEIMQGMGYEDPYIAEKE, from the coding sequence ATGGCGATTGAACTTGATCTTCAACTGGCAGTCGAAAACGAAGAAGGCTTACCTTCTCAGCAAGACTTTCAACTGTGGCTGGATAAGACTATTCCTCTGTTTCAGCCGCAGGCAGAAGTCACCATTCGCATTGTCGATGAGCAAGAGAGCCACACTCTGAATCACGAATACCGTGGTAAAGATAAACCGACCAATGTGCTTTCTTTCCCATTTGAAGTACCTCCGGGTATGGAAATGGATCTGCTTGGTGATTTGATTATCTGTCGCCAAGTGGTTGAAAAAGAGGCGCTAGAGCAAAATAAACCTCTGTTAGCACATTGGGCGCATATGGTTGTACATGGCAGCTTGCATCTGCTAGGTTATGATCATATCGAGGATGACGAAGCCGAAGAGATGGAGTCCCTCGAAACAGAAATCATGCAGGGTATGGGTTATGAAGACCCTTACATTGCTGAAAAGGAGTAA
- a CDS encoding zinc ribbon-containing protein translates to MPKRKTGYEEMLEDVIETLKHSPEEVNKAIETSGKVVEAANDLTKDELALIKAYVKSDLKEFSENYEDSKSGPFYLTIADSIWQGLLEITDRTKVEWVELFDDLEHQGLYQVGEVIGLGTLVCDECGHKTTYNHPTIIIPCIKCGHTGFSRQSLKP, encoded by the coding sequence ATGCCTAAACGTAAAACAGGTTATGAGGAAATGCTCGAGGATGTGATTGAAACCTTGAAGCACAGTCCCGAAGAAGTTAACAAAGCGATAGAGACGTCGGGCAAGGTGGTGGAAGCCGCAAATGACCTGACCAAAGACGAGTTGGCTTTGATTAAAGCGTACGTCAAATCTGACTTAAAAGAGTTTTCAGAAAATTACGAAGACAGTAAAAGTGGCCCTTTTTACCTAACGATTGCGGATTCAATCTGGCAAGGATTGTTAGAAATAACCGACCGGACCAAAGTTGAGTGGGTTGAGTTGTTTGATGACCTCGAGCATCAAGGCCTGTATCAGGTTGGTGAAGTGATTGGTTTGGGCACCTTAGTGTGCGATGAATGTGGTCATAAAACTACGTATAACCATCCAACCATTATCATTCCGTGTATCAAGTGCGGCCATACTGGCTTTAGTCGCCAGTCTTTAAAGCCTTAA
- the miaB gene encoding tRNA (N6-isopentenyl adenosine(37)-C2)-methylthiotransferase MiaB yields MSKKLLIKTWGCQMNEYDSSKMADLLNAANGYELTEEPEEADVLLLNTCSIREKAQEKVFHQLGRWKTLKDKKAGVVIGVGGCVATQEGDHIRERAPFVDVIFGPQTLHRLPEMIKQSQSDEAPVMDISFPEIEKFDRLPEPRAEGATAFVSIMEGCSKYCTYCVVPYTRGEEVSRPMDDVLFEIAQLAEQGVREVNLLGQNVNAYRGPMHDGEICSFAELLRLVASIDGIDRIRFTTSHPLEFTDDIIAVYEDTPELVSFLHLPVQSGSDRILTMMKRPHTGIEYKSIIRKLRKARPDIQISSDFIVGFPGETDKDFQDTMKLIKDVDFDMSFSFIFSPRPGTPAADYPCDVSEQEKKERLYELQQTINAQAMRYSRLMLGTEQRVLVEGPSKKNLMELRARTENNRVVNFEGSADLIGQFVDVKIVDVFANSLRGELVRTEKDMDLRSVISPTQMMAKTRREDELGVATFTP; encoded by the coding sequence ATGAGTAAGAAACTGCTAATTAAAACCTGGGGCTGCCAGATGAACGAATACGATTCATCAAAAATGGCCGACCTGCTTAATGCTGCAAACGGCTACGAGCTGACGGAAGAGCCAGAGGAAGCAGACGTACTTCTACTTAACACCTGTTCGATCCGTGAAAAAGCGCAAGAAAAAGTTTTCCACCAGCTGGGCCGTTGGAAAACACTAAAAGATAAAAAAGCTGGCGTAGTTATCGGCGTAGGTGGTTGTGTAGCAACGCAAGAAGGTGACCATATTCGTGAGCGAGCGCCATTCGTTGACGTCATTTTTGGCCCACAAACTCTGCACCGCCTGCCAGAGATGATCAAACAGTCTCAATCTGACGAAGCGCCAGTCATGGACATTTCTTTCCCAGAAATCGAGAAGTTTGACCGTCTACCTGAGCCACGCGCAGAAGGTGCAACAGCCTTCGTTTCAATTATGGAAGGCTGTTCTAAATACTGTACGTACTGCGTAGTGCCATACACTCGTGGTGAAGAAGTTAGCCGTCCAATGGATGACGTACTATTCGAAATTGCTCAGTTAGCGGAACAAGGCGTACGTGAAGTTAACCTGCTAGGTCAAAACGTAAACGCATACCGCGGCCCAATGCACGATGGTGAGATTTGTTCGTTTGCTGAACTGCTTCGTCTGGTTGCATCTATCGATGGTATTGACCGTATTCGTTTCACCACCAGCCACCCGCTAGAGTTTACAGACGACATCATTGCTGTTTATGAAGATACGCCAGAGCTAGTAAGCTTCCTGCACTTGCCTGTACAAAGTGGTAGTGACCGTATCCTAACGATGATGAAGCGTCCACATACAGGCATCGAGTACAAGTCTATCATCCGTAAACTGCGTAAAGCGCGTCCTGATATTCAAATCAGTTCTGACTTTATCGTTGGTTTCCCTGGTGAAACAGACAAAGACTTCCAAGACACCATGAAGCTGATCAAAGACGTAGACTTTGACATGAGCTTCAGCTTTATCTTCTCTCCACGTCCCGGTACGCCAGCAGCGGATTACCCATGTGATGTATCTGAACAAGAGAAGAAAGAGCGTCTATACGAACTTCAGCAAACTATTAACGCACAAGCAATGCGTTACTCTCGCTTAATGCTTGGTACAGAGCAGCGTGTACTGGTTGAAGGCCCTTCTAAGAAAAACCTAATGGAACTGCGTGCTCGTACAGAAAACAACCGTGTAGTAAACTTTGAAGGTAGCGCCGACCTAATTGGTCAGTTCGTAGACGTGAAGATCGTAGACGTATTTGCAAACTCATTGCGTGGTGAGCTAGTACGTACTGAAAAAGACATGGACCTTCGTAGTGTGATTTCACCAACGCAAATGATGGCGAAAACACGTCGCGAAGATGAGCTGGGTGTAGCTACTTTTACGCCTTAA
- the corC gene encoding CNNM family magnesium/cobalt transport protein CorC (CorC(YbeX) belongs to the Cyclin M Mg2+ Exporter (CNNM) family, and was characterized as belonging to a set of three proteins, at least one of which must be present for CorA to function.) — protein sequence MNEDNSPSSSEGKKEKAEGPSRKSFFERLGQLFQGDPKDRQELVDVIRDSEENDLIDHDTRDMLEGVMEISEMRVRDIMIPRSQMVTVERTHDLDTLIALITDAQHSRYPVISEDKDHVEGILLAKDLLKYLGSGSNPFDIEEVIRPAVVVPESKRVDRLLKEFREERYHMAIVVDEFGGVSGLVTIEDILEEIVGDIEDEFDESEETDIRKLSKHTFAVRALTTIEEFNETFGTNFSDEEVDTVGGMVMTAFGHLPSRGELVEIESYNFKVTAADNRRVIQLQVTIPDEEALVEATQE from the coding sequence ATGAACGAAGATAATTCTCCCTCTTCTAGCGAAGGTAAGAAAGAAAAGGCAGAAGGTCCGAGTAGAAAGTCCTTCTTTGAACGTCTAGGTCAACTTTTCCAGGGCGATCCTAAAGACCGCCAAGAGCTTGTGGATGTTATCCGCGACTCAGAAGAAAATGACCTGATTGACCATGACACCCGCGATATGCTCGAAGGTGTTATGGAAATCTCCGAAATGCGCGTGCGTGACATTATGATCCCACGTTCGCAAATGGTTACTGTTGAGCGCACTCACGATTTAGACACGCTAATCGCACTAATTACGGATGCTCAACACTCGCGTTACCCTGTTATCAGCGAGGATAAAGACCATGTGGAAGGCATTCTACTAGCGAAGGACTTACTCAAATACTTAGGCTCAGGCAGCAACCCATTTGATATTGAAGAAGTGATTCGACCTGCAGTTGTGGTTCCGGAAAGCAAACGTGTTGACCGCCTGCTAAAAGAGTTCCGTGAAGAACGCTATCATATGGCGATTGTTGTCGATGAATTCGGCGGCGTTTCTGGCCTCGTAACCATTGAAGATATTCTGGAAGAAATCGTTGGCGATATCGAAGATGAGTTCGACGAATCTGAAGAGACTGACATTCGTAAGCTGAGCAAACATACGTTTGCTGTCAGAGCTCTGACAACGATTGAAGAGTTTAATGAGACATTCGGCACTAACTTCAGCGATGAAGAGGTGGATACCGTAGGTGGCATGGTTATGACTGCCTTTGGCCACTTACCTTCTCGTGGCGAACTGGTTGAAATTGAAAGTTATAACTTCAAAGTCACCGCTGCCGATAACCGTCGTGTCATTCAACTCCAAGTGACTATTCCAGACGAAGAAGCACTGGTTGAAGCCACTCAAGAGTAA